One part of the Nitrospira sp. genome encodes these proteins:
- a CDS encoding ABC transporter ATP-binding protein codes for MFSFKRFFPFLKPYVPRMIAAAIMVMAVAAVNLALLRLGGTLWDVITVQHDADRMAQMILLLLGLVLLQGFCSMGHSYLTAWVSQRVMADFRTHLFAHLQTLSVNFFSKRRTGELMSRLMNDVTVIQNVVTDTPIDAAKQVVTFIGGAGFLFAMNWQLCLLILVLLPLLVVVAKLFGRRLRALSTTIQDQTASVSTLVEEVIAGIRVVKSFVQTKREEQRFVTQVQTAMELSLRRATIMAWFVPTITFVTFAAAAAVLWYGGRQVIDGTVSPGDLFAFVLFAGILIGPFGSAARVFAQIKEAQGAMQRVFEILDTHAEIADAPNAVELPPVRGHVRAEHLSFAYDPRQPVLSDVSFEAKPGELIAIVGPTGSGKTTIMNLLHRFYDPTSGRLTVDGHDVKDVRLDSLYRQIALVPQDTILFGGPIRDNIRYGREDATEEEILAASKAAHAHEFIAGFPDGYQTIVGEKGINLSGGQRQRVAIARAILKNPRILLLDEATSALDTESERLVQEALERLMVNRTTFVVAHRLSTIQRADRILVLNKGHIVESGTHAALLEQQGLYHYLYTLRLSELPV; via the coding sequence ATGTTCTCGTTTAAACGATTCTTCCCCTTCCTCAAGCCGTACGTCCCCCGGATGATCGCCGCCGCCATCATGGTCATGGCGGTCGCTGCCGTGAACCTGGCTCTGCTCCGGCTGGGAGGTACCCTGTGGGATGTCATCACCGTCCAGCACGATGCCGACCGAATGGCACAGATGATCCTGCTGCTCCTCGGTCTCGTCTTGCTGCAGGGGTTCTGTTCCATGGGACACAGTTACCTCACGGCCTGGGTGTCCCAACGAGTCATGGCCGATTTCCGAACCCATCTCTTTGCCCATCTTCAAACCTTGTCCGTGAATTTCTTCTCCAAGCGCCGGACGGGCGAATTGATGTCGCGGCTGATGAATGACGTGACCGTCATTCAAAACGTGGTGACCGACACCCCCATCGACGCAGCCAAGCAGGTCGTCACCTTCATCGGCGGCGCTGGCTTCCTGTTTGCCATGAACTGGCAGCTCTGCCTCCTCATCCTGGTGCTGCTCCCGTTGCTGGTCGTCGTGGCGAAACTGTTCGGGCGCCGTCTGCGCGCGCTCTCGACAACGATTCAAGATCAAACGGCCTCCGTGAGCACATTGGTGGAAGAAGTGATCGCCGGCATCCGGGTCGTGAAATCCTTCGTGCAGACCAAGCGGGAAGAGCAACGCTTCGTGACGCAAGTGCAAACCGCGATGGAACTGTCTTTACGCCGCGCCACCATCATGGCCTGGTTCGTGCCGACCATCACCTTCGTGACCTTCGCCGCCGCCGCCGCCGTACTGTGGTATGGGGGCCGTCAGGTCATCGACGGGACCGTCTCTCCCGGCGATTTGTTCGCCTTTGTCCTCTTCGCCGGCATTTTGATCGGACCGTTCGGATCAGCCGCGCGTGTGTTTGCGCAAATCAAAGAAGCCCAGGGCGCGATGCAACGAGTCTTCGAAATTCTGGACACGCATGCAGAAATTGCCGACGCGCCGAATGCGGTCGAACTGCCGCCCGTGCGCGGGCACGTACGCGCGGAACACCTCAGCTTCGCCTATGATCCCCGCCAGCCCGTGTTGTCGGATGTCTCGTTCGAGGCCAAGCCAGGCGAACTCATTGCGATCGTCGGACCAACAGGGTCCGGCAAAACGACGATCATGAACCTCCTGCATCGGTTCTATGATCCGACCTCCGGACGGCTCACGGTAGACGGTCATGACGTCAAGGACGTACGGCTCGACAGTCTCTATCGACAGATTGCGCTCGTGCCGCAGGACACCATCCTATTCGGCGGCCCGATCCGCGACAACATTCGCTATGGCCGCGAGGACGCCACGGAAGAGGAGATTCTCGCCGCGAGCAAGGCGGCGCATGCCCACGAGTTCATTGCGGGATTTCCGGACGGGTATCAGACCATCGTCGGTGAAAAGGGCATCAACCTGTCCGGCGGCCAACGGCAACGCGTCGCGATTGCCCGCGCGATTCTCAAGAACCCGCGTATTCTCCTGCTTGACGAAGCTACCTCCGCGCTCGATACCGAATCGGAGCGGCTGGTGCAGGAAGCCCTGGAACGTCTCATGGTCAACCGCACCACCTTCGTGGTCGCCCATCGGCTCAGCACGATTCAACGCGCCGACCGGATTCTCGTGTTGAACAAGGGCCACATCGTCGAATCAGGGACTCATGCCGCGTTGCTGGAGCAGCAAGGCCTCTACCACTATCTCTATACGTTACGGCTCAGCGAACTCCCGGTGTAA
- a CDS encoding AtpZ/AtpI family protein encodes MGALCPTVLKSAARERVMPPSQDPLYAGLGQAVRIGTELLAALIVGGGLGWVVDTYLLDSNPWGLVIGLGLGAAAGVRNAYRSAQRWQS; translated from the coding sequence ATGGGTGCACTCTGTCCGACTGTGCTGAAGAGTGCCGCACGTGAGCGCGTGATGCCCCCCTCTCAAGATCCGTTATATGCGGGGCTCGGGCAAGCTGTCCGGATCGGGACGGAACTGCTCGCTGCGTTAATTGTCGGCGGGGGCTTGGGCTGGGTGGTCGACACCTACCTGCTGGATTCGAATCCCTGGGGACTGGTGATTGGGTTGGGGTTGGGCGCTGCCGCAGGGGTGCGAAATGCCTATCGGTCTGCGCAGCGGTGGCAGAGTTAA
- the nadB gene encoding L-aspartate oxidase — translation MSVRSTAPKIETDFLVVGSGVAGLRAAIELSRAGRVLMLTKGHPLESNSMYAQGGVAVALSEEDDVGSHLADTLKAGHGLCRREAVRVLVEEGPDRIQELIAWGAKFDKIGKRFAYTREAAHSRSRILRARGDATGNEMVRALMTYAARQQRIQRLDRRFTVDLVVVDGRCCGAIVLNEMTGERTVLPASAVVLSTGGAGQVYARTTNPGNATGDGMAMALRAGALLMDMEFVQFHPTSLYLPSSPPFLLSEAIRGEGGQLRNIKGELFMQRYHPDGALAPRDVVSRAIWSEMAATRARHVYLDVTHLGAAFVKRRFPTIYATCLRYDIDMTEEWIPVSPSAHYMMGGVWTDVHGATTLPGLFAAGEVACSGVHGANRLASNSLLEGLVFGMRAAQSAVAHAGHIPGPASLPSLEELEQGRPTEFDDPEKLRSSLRRLMWGKVGLVRSGDSLISASAQLVRWTRMVTKPFSSRAALEVKNMVQVARCIADAALWRENSVGAHYRSDFPEANRPGWQQHSQLLLAQGRVSGIPANEQDLVLATREPVRGKTGKKKAGRS, via the coding sequence ATGTCAGTCCGCAGTACAGCTCCCAAAATTGAAACAGACTTTCTCGTCGTCGGCAGCGGTGTCGCGGGCCTGCGTGCGGCGATTGAGCTCAGCCGTGCCGGGCGCGTGTTGATGCTGACCAAAGGCCATCCGTTGGAGAGCAATTCCATGTACGCCCAGGGTGGGGTGGCCGTCGCGCTCAGCGAGGAAGATGATGTCGGCAGCCATCTCGCGGATACGCTCAAGGCCGGTCATGGACTGTGCCGGCGTGAAGCCGTACGGGTCTTGGTCGAAGAGGGGCCGGACCGGATTCAGGAACTGATTGCCTGGGGGGCGAAGTTCGACAAGATCGGCAAACGCTTTGCCTACACGCGGGAAGCCGCGCACAGCCGGAGCCGGATTCTCCGCGCGCGGGGGGATGCCACCGGCAATGAGATGGTCCGGGCGTTGATGACGTATGCCGCCAGGCAGCAGCGCATTCAACGGTTAGACCGGCGATTCACGGTGGATCTGGTGGTGGTCGACGGCCGTTGTTGCGGCGCGATCGTGCTGAACGAGATGACCGGCGAGCGCACGGTCCTTCCGGCCAGCGCGGTGGTGTTGTCGACCGGCGGCGCGGGGCAGGTCTACGCGCGCACCACGAATCCCGGCAATGCGACCGGCGACGGCATGGCGATGGCGCTGCGGGCCGGCGCGTTGTTGATGGACATGGAGTTCGTGCAATTCCATCCCACCTCGTTGTACCTGCCGTCGAGTCCGCCCTTCCTGCTGTCGGAGGCCATTCGCGGAGAAGGGGGACAGCTGCGGAACATCAAGGGCGAGTTGTTCATGCAGCGATATCATCCGGACGGCGCGCTGGCTCCGCGCGATGTGGTGTCGCGGGCCATCTGGTCTGAAATGGCGGCGACGCGCGCCCGGCACGTGTACCTGGATGTGACGCATCTGGGCGCCGCCTTTGTCAAACGGCGGTTCCCGACCATTTACGCCACGTGCCTGCGGTATGACATCGACATGACGGAAGAGTGGATCCCTGTTTCCCCAAGCGCGCACTACATGATGGGCGGGGTCTGGACGGACGTGCATGGCGCGACGACGTTGCCGGGATTGTTTGCGGCCGGTGAGGTGGCCTGCAGCGGCGTGCACGGGGCGAACCGGTTGGCCAGTAACTCACTCCTGGAAGGGCTGGTCTTCGGCATGCGCGCCGCGCAGTCCGCGGTGGCTCACGCTGGGCATATTCCCGGTCCTGCGAGCCTGCCTTCGCTTGAGGAACTGGAGCAGGGGCGGCCAACGGAGTTCGATGACCCGGAAAAATTGCGCAGTTCTCTGCGTCGCCTGATGTGGGGAAAGGTTGGCCTGGTGCGCTCGGGAGATTCGTTGATCAGTGCCTCCGCACAGCTGGTGCGATGGACGCGTATGGTGACGAAACCCTTTTCGTCACGGGCGGCCCTTGAAGTGAAAAACATGGTGCAGGTGGCGCGCTGTATTGCTGATGCGGCCCTCTGGCGGGAAAACAGCGTCGGGGCGCACTATCGGTCGGATTTTCCCGAGGCCAATCGACCGGGGTGGCAGCAGCACAGCCAGTTGCTCCTGGCTCAGGGGCGGGTCAGCGGGATACCAGCGAATGAGCAAGACCTCGTCCTTGCGACCCGGGAGCCGGTGCGCGGTAAGACCGGGAAGAAGAAAGCCGGTCGTTCGTGA
- a CDS encoding acid phosphatase, producing the protein MNRSVFALAFAALVLSWPTIGSTQPPLPKPDHVVIVIEENHAFGQIIDSPAAPYLNALARKGALLTHSYAVTHPSQPNYIALFAGTIDGVNGNTCPTSLTGPNLSSSLTEAGRTFIGYAEDLPAVGSVECLVGAYARKHNPWVNWQSSPTNTVASGNNRPLTDFPTDFSTLPAVSMVVPNQQNDMHDGSDPDRIQRGDQWLQTHLDRYVEWAQTHNSLLIITWDEDNGKSDNHIPTILVGPMVRAGRYDEPTNHYGLLRTITDMYGAQPVGLSRQASPLTTIWAAPNITP; encoded by the coding sequence ATGAACAGGTCAGTCTTCGCGCTCGCCTTTGCCGCACTCGTCCTCTCCTGGCCAACCATCGGTTCAACTCAGCCGCCCTTACCCAAGCCCGACCATGTGGTGATCGTGATCGAAGAGAATCATGCCTTCGGCCAAATCATCGACTCGCCGGCCGCTCCCTACTTGAACGCACTGGCACGCAAAGGCGCCCTGCTGACCCATTCCTACGCCGTGACCCATCCGAGCCAACCGAACTACATAGCCCTCTTCGCGGGCACCATCGACGGCGTCAACGGGAACACCTGCCCGACTTCGCTGACCGGTCCCAACTTGTCCAGCAGCCTAACTGAGGCAGGCCGCACCTTCATCGGATATGCGGAGGATCTGCCCGCCGTCGGGTCCGTGGAATGTCTCGTGGGCGCCTATGCGCGCAAACATAACCCCTGGGTCAACTGGCAATCGTCTCCTACCAACACGGTTGCCTCGGGCAACAACCGTCCGCTGACCGATTTCCCGACGGACTTCAGCACCCTGCCGGCCGTCAGTATGGTCGTACCCAATCAGCAGAACGACATGCACGACGGTAGCGATCCCGACCGGATTCAGCGCGGTGACCAATGGCTGCAGACCCATCTTGACCGGTATGTGGAATGGGCGCAGACGCACAACAGTCTGTTGATCATTACCTGGGACGAAGATAACGGAAAATCAGACAACCACATTCCGACAATTCTGGTGGGACCGATGGTGCGGGCAGGACGGTACGATGAGCCGACCAATCACTACGGACTGCTGCGGACGATCACGGACATGTACGGAGCACAACCGGTCGGCCTCAGCCGCCAAGCCTCTCCCCTCACCACCATTTGGGCGGCGCCTAACATCACACCGTAG
- a CDS encoding F0F1 ATP synthase subunit A has protein sequence MEESPLHAFELHDLIPLVPAGVDISINKAVILMWVVVGLVAFLMISAAASRKLVPGKLQNMAELIVEFIRGIILDTMGEAGMKFFPLIATLFLFILFANLLGLIPGSYTVTSQIIVTAVFAVGIYGLSLVLGFSLHGAKFLGILVPPGTPGWLLPLMIPIELISQLARPISLAVRLFANMTAGHVILGVLFGLAISGGLLIGWLPFAFTIAMNGLEVGIAFIQAYIFTVLSCVYLGDAVTLHGHSEHAH, from the coding sequence GTGGAAGAAAGCCCGTTACATGCGTTTGAGTTGCACGATCTGATTCCGCTCGTTCCGGCTGGCGTTGATATCTCGATCAACAAAGCCGTCATCCTCATGTGGGTGGTGGTGGGACTGGTCGCGTTCTTGATGATCTCCGCCGCAGCCTCTCGCAAGCTTGTTCCCGGGAAGTTGCAGAACATGGCCGAACTGATCGTCGAGTTCATTCGCGGGATCATTCTGGACACGATGGGCGAAGCGGGTATGAAGTTCTTCCCCCTGATCGCCACCTTGTTCCTCTTCATTTTGTTTGCCAATCTGCTGGGTTTGATTCCCGGATCCTATACCGTCACCAGCCAGATTATTGTGACCGCGGTGTTCGCAGTCGGGATTTACGGACTCAGTCTGGTGCTGGGCTTTTCGCTGCACGGCGCAAAATTCCTGGGTATTCTGGTTCCGCCGGGCACGCCGGGTTGGCTCCTGCCATTGATGATTCCCATTGAGTTGATCAGCCAGTTGGCTCGACCCATCTCGTTGGCAGTGCGGTTGTTTGCGAACATGACCGCCGGGCACGTCATCCTGGGCGTGTTATTCGGCCTGGCGATCAGCGGCGGGTTGCTGATCGGCTGGTTGCCGTTTGCGTTTACGATCGCCATGAACGGGCTGGAAGTCGGCATTGCCTTTATTCAAGCCTACATCTTTACCGTGCTGAGCTGTGTCTATTTAGGGGATGCCGTGACGTTGCACGGTCATAGCGAGCACGCACACTAG
- a CDS encoding anthranilate synthase component I family protein, with amino-acid sequence MTDSSHQAFLHGPPQPLVVVRPRPDADPFELYRRLAPAHRASFLLESANGNRSTARYSFFGSDPYLTLSGRAGEYRVEEAGRSRVVSGSALQALGRILSTSVIPRLEGIPPFFGGAVGYLSYDLVRSFESLPSLATDDTGLPDLQMACFDLVAAVDHLTDRLYLMYCPPLSRFEAEPREKLFREGRDRLAELEARLTSPRPPVVDQAWPSGATLIPNQSREGYTARVRRCQDYIAAGDIYQANLSHRFTLSFDGTVPPPEINACARALYGRIRQVNPSPFAGLLHLPELSLVSNSPERLVRLSGAESSTRPIAGTRPRGSRPWEDQDLHAELLANPKERAEHVMLVDLARNDLGKVCRYGTVRVDEFMTVEQYSHVRHLVSDVTGTLQPGTTPLDLVRAVFPGGTITGVPKVRCMEIIEELEPVRRGVYTGALGYFSWSGDLDLNILIRTLLLTKTQGYLQVGAGIVADSDPDREYEETLAKAGAFFNILEAGS; translated from the coding sequence ATGACGGATTCCTCGCACCAGGCATTTCTCCATGGGCCTCCACAGCCACTGGTCGTGGTCCGCCCACGGCCGGACGCCGACCCGTTTGAATTATACCGGCGTCTCGCTCCCGCTCACCGTGCCTCCTTTCTGCTCGAAAGCGCGAACGGCAATCGGAGTACCGCACGATACTCCTTCTTCGGCAGCGATCCCTATCTGACTCTGAGCGGTCGTGCCGGAGAATATCGCGTGGAGGAGGCGGGGCGATCGAGGGTTGTCAGCGGCTCCGCGCTTCAGGCCCTGGGTCGAATCCTCAGCACATCGGTGATCCCACGACTCGAAGGCATTCCGCCGTTTTTTGGCGGCGCTGTGGGGTATCTCAGCTACGACCTGGTCCGTTCGTTCGAATCCCTTCCCAGCTTGGCGACGGACGACACCGGCCTTCCCGACTTGCAAATGGCCTGTTTTGACCTGGTCGCGGCGGTCGACCACCTCACAGACCGGTTATATCTGATGTATTGCCCTCCCCTGTCTCGATTTGAGGCGGAGCCACGGGAGAAACTATTTCGCGAAGGCCGTGACCGGCTGGCGGAATTGGAAGCCCGCCTGACCAGTCCACGCCCTCCGGTTGTCGACCAGGCCTGGCCTTCAGGGGCAACATTGATCCCCAACCAATCACGTGAGGGCTACACGGCACGCGTCCGACGCTGCCAGGACTATATTGCCGCCGGCGACATCTACCAGGCCAACCTGTCCCATCGGTTCACCCTCAGCTTCGACGGTACGGTACCACCGCCGGAGATCAATGCCTGTGCCAGGGCGCTCTATGGCCGCATCCGCCAGGTCAATCCGTCTCCATTTGCCGGGCTCCTCCATCTTCCTGAACTCAGCCTCGTCAGCAATTCTCCCGAGCGGCTCGTGCGCCTGTCCGGAGCGGAGTCCAGCACGAGGCCCATCGCGGGAACCAGGCCGCGCGGGAGCAGACCCTGGGAAGACCAGGATTTACATGCTGAACTGCTGGCCAATCCCAAGGAACGTGCCGAACATGTCATGCTGGTCGATCTCGCGCGCAACGATCTGGGCAAGGTCTGCCGATACGGCACGGTCCGGGTCGATGAATTCATGACCGTCGAACAGTATTCGCATGTGCGCCATCTGGTCTCGGACGTGACCGGGACCCTGCAACCCGGAACGACGCCGCTCGACCTCGTGCGGGCCGTGTTTCCCGGAGGCACCATTACCGGGGTGCCGAAAGTCCGCTGTATGGAGATCATTGAGGAGTTGGAGCCGGTGCGCCGAGGCGTCTATACAGGAGCGTTGGGGTACTTCTCCTGGAGCGGGGACCTGGACTTGAATATCCTGATTCGCACCTTGCTCCTCACAAAGACCCAGGGGTATTTGCAGGTCGGTGCGGGCATCGTGGCCGACTCGGACCCCGATCGGGAATATGAAGAAACGCTCGCCAAAGCGGGCGCATTTTTTAACATCCTGGAGGCTGGCAGCTAA
- a CDS encoding AURKAIP1/COX24 domain-containing protein yields the protein MASVLKKRRKKMRKHKYKKLRRRQKFLRRKS from the coding sequence ATGGCGAGTGTCCTCAAGAAACGCCGGAAGAAGATGCGCAAACACAAGTATAAGAAGTTGCGCCGGCGTCAGAAATTCTTGCGTCGCAAGAGCTGA
- a CDS encoding lytic transglycosylase domain-containing protein, with the protein MAQFNRTTPLVLLSATLLLTTAPIHAEVYQYIDANGTISLTNVPNDSRYKRVTSDLPRSRSVISARDLDPVIARHSRAHRLHPALIRAVIKTESDFDPLAVSHAGAVGLMQLMPQTARRLDVRDSYNPDENIGGGTKYLRQLLDRFNGNLPLALAAYNAGEQTVERYQGLPPIPETRQYVLKVLRYYRTFLTNDRLSSSRSYRAPAPGSQGRGLAHSLVSR; encoded by the coding sequence ATGGCCCAGTTCAATCGCACCACTCCGCTGGTCCTGCTGTCTGCAACCCTATTGCTGACAACCGCTCCGATTCATGCCGAGGTGTACCAATACATCGATGCCAACGGCACCATCTCTTTGACCAATGTACCGAATGATTCACGATACAAACGTGTGACCAGTGACCTCCCCCGGTCCCGCAGCGTTATCTCCGCGCGCGACCTCGATCCGGTCATCGCTCGACATTCGCGCGCCCATCGCTTACATCCAGCCCTGATTCGCGCAGTGATCAAGACGGAATCCGATTTCGATCCGCTGGCGGTCTCCCATGCGGGTGCCGTCGGCTTGATGCAATTGATGCCGCAGACCGCGAGGCGCCTCGATGTACGGGACTCCTATAATCCGGATGAGAATATCGGCGGGGGAACCAAATACCTGCGGCAGCTCCTGGATCGCTTTAATGGCAATCTACCCTTAGCCTTGGCGGCCTACAATGCGGGGGAACAGACAGTGGAACGATACCAGGGGCTTCCCCCCATCCCGGAAACACGACAATACGTTCTCAAGGTGCTGCGCTACTACCGCACCTTCCTCACGAACGACCGGCTTTCTTCTTCCCGGTCTTACCGCGCACCGGCTCCCGGGTCGCAAGGACGAGGTCTTGCTCATTCGCTGGTATCCCGCTGA
- a CDS encoding aminotransferase class IV, with protein MWVFLNDGFVRKEEAVVSVFDHGFLYGDGVYETLRSYGNRIFMRDQHLARLRRSAEAIGLTIPIPDRQWPDLLHEAMRRNDVGTDRVDAYLRITISRGEGEIGLDPSLCPRPTVVIMTKALQAPSPDLLRDGVSLTVAETRRNLPAALSPQIKSTNFLNNILAKRESIAAGTFDSLLLNWNDELTECTISNLFFISHGVIHTPALDCGILDGITRSIVMTLAAEEGLPVQEGHYHLADLRKAEECFLTNTSMEVMPVSHVETSPIGSGRPGPLTRRLQARFAASRTKFLETAP; from the coding sequence ATGTGGGTGTTCCTGAACGATGGATTCGTGCGGAAAGAAGAAGCCGTGGTTTCCGTGTTCGACCATGGATTCCTTTATGGCGACGGCGTGTACGAAACTCTGCGCTCCTATGGAAATCGAATCTTCATGCGCGATCAGCACCTCGCTCGGCTGCGACGATCAGCCGAAGCCATCGGCCTGACGATTCCCATTCCCGATCGGCAGTGGCCGGATCTCCTCCACGAGGCCATGCGACGGAATGACGTGGGCACCGATCGCGTGGATGCCTACCTCCGCATCACCATCTCGCGGGGCGAAGGAGAGATCGGCCTGGACCCGTCGCTCTGTCCCCGCCCCACCGTGGTGATCATGACGAAAGCGCTGCAGGCTCCTTCACCGGACCTGTTGCGCGACGGGGTTTCGCTCACCGTCGCAGAGACCAGACGGAATCTGCCTGCCGCGTTATCCCCGCAGATCAAATCCACAAACTTTCTGAACAACATTCTGGCGAAACGCGAATCGATCGCGGCAGGAACCTTCGACAGCCTGCTTTTGAATTGGAACGATGAACTGACCGAATGCACGATCAGCAATCTGTTTTTCATTTCCCACGGCGTCATCCATACGCCTGCGCTGGATTGCGGCATTTTAGATGGCATCACGCGAAGCATCGTCATGACGCTCGCCGCGGAAGAAGGCCTGCCGGTCCAAGAAGGCCACTATCACCTCGCCGACCTTCGCAAGGCGGAGGAATGCTTTCTCACCAATACCAGCATGGAGGTCATGCCGGTCTCACACGTCGAGACGTCCCCAATCGGAAGCGGTCGCCCCGGCCCCCTCACGCGGAGACTCCAGGCGCGCTTCGCCGCCAGCCGAACCAAGTTTCTTGAAACAGCTCCCTAG